CTACCTCTCCGGCACCGTCTTCGTCGGCCTCGTCCTCAACAGCATGTTCGGGTGGTGGTGGGCCGACTCGGTGGCCGCGCTGGTCGTCGCGATCCTCGCCATCCGAGAAGGCATCGAGGCGTGGCGCGGCGACGTCGAATCGCCCTTCGAGGTGCTCGAAGATCTGGGCGTCGACGACGAGGACTGACTCAGAATCGTCGTTCCCGGATCGGGAGCACGTTTGGCGGAAGCACCGGATTCTGCAACGCCACGACCTCCGCGATGAGGGTTGCGTTCTTCGCGCGTTCGGCCTCTAGCGCGTCCGTGAGCGACCTGATCTCCTGGAGGGCGGCGGCGAGGCGGGTGCGAAGGGATGCGTCCGTCGATCCGCCGGCTTTCGACTTCGGCAGCGATTGGGGCCTGCGCTCAGCGAACTCGGTACGGGCGCCGAGTACAAGATCGCGGGCTTCAGGAGTGGTGTAGATGAAGTTGCGCGAGACGCCGGCCTCCGCGGCGACCGAGCTCACGGAGATGGCTTTCCTCTGCTTGTCGAGCCGTCGAACGGCAGCACGAACCGCCGTCAGCGATCGGTCTGATCGAGCCCGTGCGGCGTCCGTCAGATGCTCAGGCAACTCCGGCCTCCCCCTGGTCGCGACGCTGGATCTCCTCCAGGCTCGCGATGAGCTTCGTGAGCGCGAGGAAGGGCTTGCGGTTCTTCTCGACGATGCGGGTGTGGCCCTCGACCTCGGCCAGCTCCATCATCTTCGCGTGGTCGTCTCGTTGATCGCGGAGAACAGGCAGGTAGTCCGGGGTCGTCATGAAGAGCGGACAGTACAGGCAGGCATTGGCGTGTTCACACGTCTCGCCGCAGGGCATTCCGCAACGACCGTTCGGCAGCGCCTGAGCGGCGCCCCCGAGGAAGGCATGGGTCCACGCGGCCTCTTCCATGAGGCCGGTGGGCCGCTCAACGAGCTCACCGGTGTTGGTGACCGCCCGCGATCGCTCCCACTCGTCGCGCACCTTCTGCTCGGAAAGGCGCGCGTACACCTGGGTCGTGGTCATGCTCTTGTGCCCGAGGAGCTTCTGCACCGCGGCGATCGACATGCCGCTTTCGAGCCAGTCGGTCGCGTTCTGGTGCCGGAACATGTGTGGCGTCACTCTGAGGAACTCTCCGTCGGAGCCTCGAATGTCGAGGTCCTCGATGAGCTTCGTAAGCGAGGCGTTGACGAGCGTAAGGGTGATGACGCGATCGGATAG
The Protaetiibacter sp. SSC-01 genome window above contains:
- a CDS encoding DUF6262 family protein, with protein sequence MPEHLTDAARARSDRSLTAVRAAVRRLDKQRKAISVSSVAAEAGVSRNFIYTTPEARDLVLGARTEFAERRPQSLPKSKAGGSTDASLRTRLAAALQEIRSLTDALEAERAKNATLIAEVVALQNPVLPPNVLPIRERRF